Part of the Oncorhynchus mykiss isolate Arlee chromosome 12, USDA_OmykA_1.1, whole genome shotgun sequence genome, tgtgtgtgtgtttgtgcatgtgcgtgtgtgtgtgtgtattactagCCTTATGGGGACCAGAAATCCTCACAGTGATTTGGGGACATTTCACCAGTCTCCCCAtggaaaaggctattttaggtttacgggttagatttagggttagggttaccattAAGTTTATAGTTAGGTAAGGTTAGGtattagagttagggttataattagggttaggtttcaatCAATTCAATCAAttatttggtccccacaaggatagtaaaacaaacgtgtgttgctacgtgtgtgcttgtgtgtggatGTGCCTGCGTACCTGCATGTTGTCACACTTTTCTTGACATGAAGTCCAGATTGAGACAGGGTATAGAGAATATCAACAATATAGGAGAAAAATAACCTAATTATCTTTTATTGAACAATGATTATAACATTGTTATAAAGATCCTTCTAGAGCGAAATTACAAGGGCATTCATTTACGGAATGAATTATCCAATTTCACAATATTCCTTCATGAATCTTCACCCCCTCTCAAAATCTTTACGTACCCCATCCCCAGGCCACCACTCCGTCTACAAAATTGAGTACAAGCAGGAAAACCAAAACAGACTAGCCTACCCGAACTATATTATTTAGTCAAAAAAGCTGTTATTTGTGTTTAGTATTGATGTTGCATATCCGAGAAATGTGAGTCCAAAAGTTGGAATTTACTGACTAAATAAAACCCTTATAGTCCTCCGGAATTTGGGGGTAGGCGCCTACTATGCTGCTGCCTGCTGACACAACAGGGTGGACAATCGGTCCCTTTGTAAAGCCAACTCAGGACTAACTGTTAGAGTAGAGCCCATCTGAATAGTGTGCCTCTGAAAGGCAGAGATGGTTAGACTATGGTGCTGGGTCTCCACAACTGAATGCTTATCAGAGAGAATGTCTTACGGATGGCTATCCTCGtgtatttttttttctatttCACATCAACTATGCTTGAAACAAATTGGATTCCAATTGTGACGCGGTTTTGCTTTTGCCGACGGATGCGTAAACATCAATGCGTAAACTGTGACCACTGCATACAGAGGTGTCGTCTCCAAGGGAGCGCCAATGTGGATGGTTGTCACGGGTGGATATACTTGACAGAACAGAATGGAACATATATTTCAATTAACCCCGTCGAAAGGAGACGAACAGCGTGGGGGACTGAGGTCAAATGTCTTGGATATTCATCTTCAAACTGGATTTTGCCCTGAGCGGATTTAAGTCCGAAAAAAGGATTAAACCATTTAGCCCATGTTGTAAAGGTAGAGTATTGAAGTATCCATCTTCTGTGCTGTGTTTGTACTATTGAACTGTCTTTAACACTAACAATGGCCACCACGTGTTTTTACTTTAGCCTAATTGTTGACTTGGACACGGTTCCACCTTAAACGTTACCTGGTTCTGTGGAGCATATCATTTTCAGAGGCAAACATTTCTGAGATTTTCTTTAATCTTCCTTTCAGTCAAAACAACTGTAACAGGTGCAAGCTGTGCCTCATTCAAGTCCATTGGGCAGTCAGGGAATAGTCAAGATCATGTCTGACAAACATAAGGTAGACCACTTAACATGCTTTATTTCAGCATCCAAAATAATTAAAAACATCTCAAATTTTTATACATATACAAAATAGGTACAGATCCTCTTGTTTTAATCCCCCAACGGTGTGTCTGCTTCGCTCATAATTTGATATTTCAATTTTTTCTGTGTTCAATTTTTTCCAAAACCCTTCGcataaaataacaaaacaaaaaaaactaaaacaatggGGGGTGAAAGAGGGGTACTGCTAGAAGCAATTGGACAACAAAAGGGGGGATTTCAAAACGAAACAAACAACAACCAAAAAGTGTCAAAAGATGTTAAAAACAAAAGACAACAAATCCACCTGCTCATTCTACACTAGACAGGACCGTGTGCATCCTAACTACAGTATACCTCTTGCTACGCCTCTGTTGCAGAGATCTTAGCCAACACTTGAAACACATCTGTTATGACTGACATCAAGATAATCTGCTAATTTAGCACCTAAGGTCCTGCATGCAAGAATGACAACATAGTAGCACAATTCCGATCACCCTCCATTGTCAGGACCTCTTGAAGAATAGCACCTTTTGCAGCTGTTACTTTCAACCATACTTCTGCCGTGTAAAATCTAACCTGGGCTTCACTAACACTGGGTAACGTGGATTTCCTTTTTGAGGTAGCCATAAGATTAAAAAAGAAGTTGAACCCATGTCTCTAATGCTGCTTTCGTGTGACTTCAGAAGGAACAACTGCTTCTCCAGGTGGGTACAACAACAAGACACTTCACTGTCATTTTTAAGATTTATTTGACATCACCTGAAAGTGGTACAAAGCATTTGGTTTTCTTTTTCATTGTCCTTCCGCAGTGGTAAAAAAAAAGTcacctgtatctgggatgttttTTTTCTGTCAAACTCCAGGGGGGGATTTTACACTTTACAAGTATATATTATTTTCTTTTTGCCAGTGAGACCATTGAGTCTTCTAAAGTATCcttggtgttgatggtggtggtaatagtggtcTCAAAAAAGCTCGATGACACACAACCACTGTCTTCAGAAGTGCAGTTTTAAGCAAGTGGACCATTTTTGAACGGCCAAATGAAACTCTAGGGTTTTTTTAAAAAATGCATAGAAAAGGGTTGAGAGGGATGACTGctagaaaaaaaaacatacacacacacacaaacaatttcAAGTCCAGATTTCTTTTTTACAAGAAGCAGACTGGGCCAACTTCAATGCCAAATTCCTGATTGGGTGCACCAACGTCCATAGGAGCGATGTCAATAATAGGCAGACGGGATGTTTTCGTTGTCTTGTAGTCGATGACTGTCTTGCCCCATGCACCGGTGTGCGACTGTGATGAGAAAGAAGATGAAAAAGGCACAATCAGAATCCATAGTTGCATTTCCCAATCCTTTTAAAATCATTCCCTCCCTTCACCATTTCAAAAGACGGCTCCTGGAAAAAGCCCTTTATACCAACAGATCACAAAGCCCCTCACATCAAACCCTCATCTGCTTCCAACCAGTGACCCTTGTCCTACATTAACACCATAATCCCAAAAGCCCTTTCCAAGACGACTGCTGCTCATGCCCACAGTCTTACACCAACTACCTCTTTTAGAGGCGAGAATTCTCTCTCCAACCATCCCTGAGAGGAAGGATTCTTCCGAGAGAAGTTCCTGAGTGGACACAGCCTAAGATACAGCAGAGAGTAGGTAACAGGCGGAAGGAGGACTCACCGTGCAGCCGTCCTCGGTGACGCTGTATGTGAAGCGGCTGTTGCCCTCGGCTCTGATCTCGATCTCGTTGGAGCCCTGGAGAAGCAGGGACTTCTTCAGGTTGCCGGACTGCTGGTCCATGTAGGCGATGCTGTTCTTGCAGTGGTATGTGATGTTCTGGCTGGCCTCGGTGGCCATAAGGCGCAGGAAGGTCAGCTGGATGTTAACATCCTTAGCGTTGGAGCCCTCACTGCCATACTCGAACTGTGAGGGAAAGGAGAACGAGATAAGAGTTAGCATCAAGGACTCGTCATCCCAGAGAATGGTGCGATTAGGGTCCTCTTCTCCCAACAGCCCAGGTTGTCACGCCGAGGTTCTCACCTGGAAGCCATCGGTCATTGCCTCGCCGAACCAGACGTGCTTCTTCTCCTTGATGTTCTTACTGGTGTACCAGCTCTTCTTGGGGATATCAGCCTCGGTGGGGTAGACGCAGGTCTCGCCGGTCTCCATGTTGCAGTAAACCTTGATGGCGTCCTGGGTGCAGCCCTGGTCGGGGTCGATCCAGTACTCGCCTGTATGGAGAAGAGAGTGGATCGCGTCAAGAACATCCACTGTGATTGTGGTCGTTTTGAGACTTCACAGACAGCAGGACTCAACAGAAACTAAAAGAGCTTGTGTCTACTGAAGATGTCTTTACACACTACGCCAAAACTTGTCCGAACCAATACAGCTCCATGCTTTCCTCAAAGCCCAAGCAATTTCTTGACTAATGAGGAGCGAGCAACCATAGTCTAGCGAGGGGTTATGACTCTCCAACTCACCGCTCTTCCAGTCGGGGTGGCACATCTTCAGGTCTCTGCAGGTGCGGGCGGGGTTCTTCTTGGTGCCCTCGGGAGAGCGAATGTTCTCAATCTGCTGGCTCAGGCTCTTGAGGGTGGTGTCTACCTCCAGGTCGCGGTCGCGCATCACGTTGGCGTCGTCGGCGCGGAAGTGACGGAAGGGATCGGGGGCCTTCTCCTGAGCGGGCTGAGCAATGAAGCCCATGTCGAATCCACCGCCGGGAGGTCCGGGGGGGCCAGGGGGACCGGGAGGGCCAGGGGGTCCCTATATGTGGATGAAGCAAAGGCCAACCAAGTTAGGATGTGATGAAGAATAAGAGGAGTACTAGGAGCAAAATATTTTGATTTTGAAGTGGTTGAAGTGACTTACGGAGGGTCCCATCTCTCCAGAGCGACCACGGGGTCCGGGAGGTCCGATGGGGCCGGGCAGACCGCTCATACCATCCTTACCGGCGGCACCAGCTGATCCAGAAGGTCCCTAGTGTAGGGAGAGCCATAGCTTAATACGACAGTGTAGACCAGAGAAGTTATCCACAGTCATAACGTTGCTGTGTTGATAGTTGTGTGACTGTTGTCATAGTGTGGGTCATACTCACTCTAGGTCCAGCGGGGCCAGAGGCTCCAGCAGGTCCTGACTCTCCAGATTGTCCCTATGGGCAGAAACAACAGATTTAGGTGCCTGTTGTATCAAACGACAATATTACAGGGAGAAGGTTGATTTTTCCCACTTGCTAGGTTTTGTGTTATCTCTTCCTTGTGTGTAGCGACCCATTTCCCTTGATTCTGCTGGAGTCACTtgtgtgttgttattattgttgatTTGTAATCAGTAGGGGTACTCACAGAGGGGCCAGGGGGTCCCTGCATGCCAGTGAATCCTCTGTGTCCCTTCATGCCTCGCTCTCCAGCCTCGCCAGACTCTCCCTTGTCTCCACGAGCTCCAGCGGGTCCCTGGGTGGGAATAGGACAGGTGTGTTCAGTATACCCTTTCCTCAGACTCAGAGTGGAAGAGCAAACATTGTATTTATCGTGATGGTTTTATGAATCTGTGATGGAGCATATACGTACAGATGGGCCACGGGGACCAGCAGGGCCAGCAATACCAGCGGGGCCAGCAGGACCctgaagaagagagaaagggaaagagagagaaagagattataACAATCAATTCAGTTGATAAACCCAACTCGATGGCATGTCATAAAGACTATGTAGCTCAACTACTAGGAGCTCCAGTATATGCTATATTCTAACAGGACTACAAACTAAGACATCAACCCCTTCTACAGCCTTAAAACTAGTTACTGTGCGACGGGCGGCCATTTTGAGGAAACAACCGCTTTCGACATACAGCAAGGTCTCTGAACATTATCAAGTCTGAATTGCTCCCAGTTATGTATTCCTCGCCAGTCTGGACACTTACAGACTCTCCACGGTCACCAGACTTTCCAGCAGGGCCGACGGCTCCAGGGGCACCAGGGGGCCCGGGGGCACCGGAAGCACCGGCAACACCAGACTCACCACGTTCTCCCTATAGGCAAGACAGAGGGGAACAGAGACGGGCCAAGAGAAGATCAAACATATGACATAATCCCAATACTTTACAGTATGTGATGCCTATTTCAGCCATGCAAGTAGTCGTGTAATGGTGCCCAGTGTAGATTGTCTTACAATATGCCAACAGGCTGGTTCCCAAAGTGAAGGGATTGACTCTGTCTTGAGGACATGTGTACGAGCATAGCTCTCACCTTGGGTCCAGCAGCACCATCGCGACCAGAAGATCCCTCGTTACCAGGAGTTCCCTCACGACCAGGCTCACCAGGTGCTCCAGCCAGTCCAGGGGGCCCCATGGGTCCGGGGGGTCCACGCTCACCAGAGGGGCCACCAGGTCCCTGTTTGCCAGGCTCTCCCTAAAGCAGGAAACAAGAGAACAGGGTTAGACCTCAACCATAACACCGGAGTACCACTACTGAAGTAGCGCAATGACAACTGCACTCTATGAATCAGCTACTGCAAGAGCGTTGCACTTGTCGGCTGCCATCTTGGCAGAGATAGCACAGAGGGCCTTTGGCATCATTGCAGCAGGCTTATACACCACCTAGCCACTGCCTTATTGAAAACGAGGGATATCCAGCGTGAACGCTGTCTCCTCTGCAAAAGCCTAACTATAGCACTCCGAGGCACTGACCAGTTGTCCGGCGAGGCCGGGGAAACCGCGCTCGCCTCTCTGTCCAGGCAGACCAACAATACCACGCTGTCCACCAATACCCTGAGGTCCGGGAGTTCCAGAGGGTCCctgtaggagagaaagagagaataggtCATTGAGGTGTCCCTTTTCTAAAGCGTCAGATCTCAACTCCAGCGGTGTGTGTTACAGGTGCACTCCAAACGGAGTATTTGTATTGTTCTCTCTTGTCAGTTTAGGGGTCAGAGTGTTACTTTGTTAGGGTGACAGTGACAGCCCCCCAAAAAAGGGTACTTACAGTGGGACCATCTCCACCAGGCTGTCCCTTCTCTCCCTGGGGACCAGGGGGTCCGGCAGCTCCAAGCTCACCAGGACGACCGGCGGGGCCAGTCTCACCACGGTTACCCTTCTGTCCTTCCTTTCCACCAGGGCCTGGGGGTCCGGGGGGTCCGTTGTTGCCCTGAAAGAAAAAGGAGAGGATGGTTGAGTGTGAGACCTGTAACCTGTATCAATGGCTGTTATCAATGACAGTATTGGGATCAACCAAATGCTGAGCTAACGCCTAGCTAGATGCTTGTTTGGGCATCAGGCAATGCCGTTGTGTCTTGGGTTGGTTGCACAATAACATGTTGTATTGATAGTTGTGCCGTTGTGTTGTGGGATTGCTGTCTTAAGCTATAATCGAGCTGCTTGCTTGCTTAGTGTTAGCCTATGGTTAAATCTGGAACCCATGGCCAGATCCGGGGCATTGACTGGTATATTGATGGAGGATGGACATGGTTCAGTTCAAATGGAATGGTGGTAGAGAAAGAAGTACTTACCGATGGGCCGGGAGGTCCAACTCTACCAGCGGCACCGGGGAAACCAGTGGCACCctaaggagagaaaagagaggccCTGGTCAACCTAGCGTATCAGAGTGGGAAGCATGATTCTACTTTGCAAATGCTACCTTGTACAGTCAGACAGATGAGAGATGTTGGGAGGATAAGATACAAAGCTACTTACAGGGGGACCAGCAGCACCACGGGCGCCCTTAGCTCCGGTGTTCCCAGCGGGACCCTGTGTGGATACAGCAGTGCTTCAGTCAGTAAGCAAGAGCAATACAAGAGCATACTCTGTGATACTGTGGTCTTACCGGGTAGACCAATATAACAGCCCTCCAGCTGAAGTCACTGAGAGCATCGCTGTAGGGCTATGATAGTGGAATTCATTTGAATGCCTTTAATGCGTATCAACAAAGAACTACTAATAATATattgccatttagcagatgcttttatctaaagtgacttacagtcacgCGTGCATACATTCTACAtgtgggtggtcccgggaatcaaacccactatcctggcgttgcaactgccgtgctctaccaactgagctacagagaacCATTTAAGATGGGTCAGGGTGGGTACCCAGTGGTCAGTCCCACGTGTTATACCTGAGGTCCAGGGGCTCCAGTAGGTCCAGCGGGTCCTTGGGCACCACCGTCACCCTTGGCACCGTTATCTCCAGCCTCTCCCTTAGCACCAGGCTGGCCATCACCACCCTGATGGAGACGAGAGAAAAAGAAGTGATTGAGTGAATGTAGAGCAGATTAGTGTGGAGGTCCCGTCTAGACTGGATGCTATGATAAGATAAGCCTGTCTCATTTAATGCCAGCGAATTTAGATTTGTCATAGTGTGCAAGGTGTTACGAGCCATCATCTTGATTGACAACCGATGTCTGTTTGAACTGGCAACGGATTTCTGAGTGAATTGAGAAGTGTTTTCTGTGTGGATTGAGAAGTGATTTCTGTGTGGATTGAGAAGTGTTTTCTGTGTGGATTGAGAAGTGTTTTCTGTGTGGATTGAGAAATGATTTCGGTGTGAAATGAGGACAGGTAAAAGAGGTGTGTGTACTTACAGGAGGCCCAGCGAATCCGGCGGGTCCGGGGGCACCAGACTCACCGCGCTCACCCTGGGagagaaggttagggttagtcagGTCAGGAGTGCGTTACAGGTCAGGGACTAGCATCACATGAGTGTGGGTAAGTTCATTCTTCTATATGCCTTTATAACTCCCATAGAGCGATGCCCGTGGTATGGGTGCATGTGGAGCTATGTTTTTAGGTCTTTGTGTCATGTCTGTGGTGAGATGGTGACAGGGTGGGCCTGAGGTACTCACAGGTGCACCACGGGCACCAGAAGGTCCAACAGCTCCAGGAGCGCCAGTCTCTCCCTTATCACCAGGAGAGCCAGCAGGGCCGTTGGGTCCAATCGGGCCAGTCATACCACGGACGCCATCCTTACCACCGGCGCCATCAGCACCCTTGACTCCTTGGTCACCCTGTCAAACACAAGAGTAGCTGAGTTAGTATTGTAAGCTGTGGGTTATTCAGATACAGAGACGAATGGACTCAGTCAAGTCCACTGTAATGCAAGTGGAAGTTTGGATGGATGGAGGGTATGCCACCGAGTGCCACAGAAGTATGAAGTCGAGGCCTACTGATGAACATGAATTTAGGCATGGCGGATGACAAGTGAAGGGCAGCATCGGTACTCACTCTGTCTCCCTTCAGGCCTGGCAGACCACCAGCACCACGCTCTCCGGGCATTCCTTGCAGGCCAGGGGGTCCCTGGCCACCGGGGGCTCCTGCGGCACCAGCCTCTCCCTTAGCACCATCGTTACCAGCAGAGCCAGGAGAGCCACGGGCACCAGCGGGTCCAGATGGGCCGGGGGCACCACGCTCACCGGGGAAACCTCTGTCACCCTGGggcatggagagaagagagggcatCAGCTTTGGTTCCGGAGCATCACATCACATGTATATAAAATGAAGGAGGTTATCGATGTCGATGCtaatgtctttagcctgggtcgGCTGGGTGCTAGTCTGTTGCTGCTTTAGCTGTTAGCCGTTGTCTTGTTTGGCTAGGCCGCTAGGCTACAGTGTAGCTGTAGCAGTCTACCACCCAGGAAGTGATGTCATTATTATTCTGGGATACTCACTCTGGATCCAGCGGAACCAGGGGCACCACCCTCACCGGGCAGACcctagacaggagagagagagagagagagagagagagagagagagagagagagagagagagagagatagagagagatcgcAATTAGAGATTTGAGATTACCATTGTCAAGTCACAAATCTTGTCAGGAAGTCAAGTGTCATGTAGTGATGAGTACCAAGGACAAGGCATGGGGAAGTGAGTGACACCAAAGATGCTGTACTCCTGTAGTATTCTTACCTGCTCTCCGGGCTTGCCAGTCTCACCAATAGCACCTTGGGGTCCTGAAAGTCCCTGTTATACAAAGAGACAAGTGAGAGACAGGTGAGGCAAGGGCCAGAGGTCCTGAAGTAGGTGGAGATCTGTGATTGGTCAGATGCTGATAATTTCCCATAGTTCAGTGCTGTACCTGGAATCCAGGGGGGCCACCGGCTCCCTGCTCGCCTCGCTCTCCAGAAGGTCCCtatgaggaggagaagaaggaggaggagagtcgGTTAGGAAAATCAGTGTGACCGGTTTAATGGTGGGTGCTACACCTTGGTAGTGGATGAAgttacccctcctgtctcagcctccagtatgtatgctgcagtagtttatgtgtcggggggctagggtcagtttgttatatctggagtacttctcctgtcctatttggtgtcctgtgggaatttaagtgtgctctctctaattctctctttctttctctctttctttctctctctctgaggacctgagccctaggaccatgcctcaggactacctgacatgatgactccttgctgtccccagtccacctggccgtgctgctgctccagtttcaactgttctgccttattattattggaccatgctggtaatttatgaatatttgaacatcttggccatgttctgttataatctccacccggcacagccagaagaggactggccaccccacatagcctctctaggtttcttcctaggttttggccattctagggagtttttcctagccaccgtgcttctacacctgcattgcttgctgtttggggttttaggctgggtttctgtacagcactttgagatatcagctgatgtacgaagggctatataaatacatttgatttgatttgatttaccccCATATAATGTAAGCAAAAACAAACTGAGTGGTTTTGCAGTCTCCTAGGAGATTCCATGCTGGCTTGTATTAGTGATagtgtgtttgcttgtgtgcAAGTGTGACACAGTGCAGGTAATGCTGAAGAATGAAGAACTGTGTGTGAAGCACTGTGGGATGCTGGAGGGTGGAAGTGTACTTACGGCAACACCGGGGGCACCAGGAGCACCAACATCACCATCTTTGCCGGGAGCGCCAACAGCGCCACTGGGTCCCATGACTCCTCTCTCACCAGGCTTGCCACCCTCACCCTACAGGACAAAAACAAATACCCATATGCTAATTTCCCATCAGAGAGCAATACTGTATACTGAAAGCTAGGTTTTAGGCTATGGACAACTATATCATACATTGCAGTGAAGGCTGCTGAGGTGAgaacggctcatagtaatggctggaatggagtcaatggaatggt contains:
- the col1a1 gene encoding collagen 1a1 precursor (The RefSeq protein has 14 substitutions compared to this genomic sequence), producing MFSFVDIRLALLLSATVLLARGQGEDDRTAGSCTLDGQFYNDRDVWKPEPCQICVCDSGTVMCDEVICEDTSDCPNPVIPHDECCPICPDDGFQEPKVEGPQGDRGAKGEPGPAGFPGNDGIPGQPGLPGPPGPPGPPGLGGNFSPQMSGGFDEKSGGGMSMPGPMGPMGPRGPPGPPGSSGPQGFTGPPGEPGEAGSSGPMGPRGPAGPPGKNGDDGESGKPGRPGERGASGPQGARGFPGTPGLPGIKGHRGFSGLDGAKGESGPAGPKGEGGASGENGAAGAMGPRGLPGERGRAGPNGAAGARGNDGAAGAAGPPGPTGPAGAPGFPGGPGAKGEVGAQGARGGEGPQGSRGEAGNPGPAGAAGPAGNNGADGNPGTKGAPGSSGIAGAPGFPGPRGPPGPQGAGGAPGPKGNTGEVGANGAKGEAGAKGESGPAGVQGPAGPAGEEGKRGGRGEPGGAGARGAPGERGAPGSRGFPGSDGASGPKGGPGERGGAGVAGAKGNTGEPGRNGEPGMPGSKGMTGSPGSPGPDGKTGPSGAGGQDGRPGPPGPVGARGQPGVMGFPGPKGAAGEGGKPGERGVMGPSGAVGAPGKDGDVGAPGAPGVAGPSGERGEQGAGGPPGFQGLSGPQGAIGETGKPGEQGLPGEGGAPGSAGSRGDRGFPGERGAPGPSGPAGARGSPGSAGNDGGKGEAGAAGAPGGQGPPGLQGMPGERGAGGLPGLKGDRGDQGVKGADGAGGKDGVRGMTGPIGPNGPAGSPGDKGETGAPGAVGPSGARGAPGERGESGAPGPAGFAGPPGGDGQPGAKGEAGDNGAKGDGGAQGPAGPTGAPGPQGPAGNTGAKGARGAAGPPGATGFPGAAGRFGPPGPSGNNGPPGTPGPGGKEGQKGNRGETGPAGRPGELGAAGPPGPKGEKGQPGGDGPNGPSGTPGPQGIGGQRGIVGLPGQRGERGFPGLAGQLGEPGKQGPGGPFGERGPPGPMGPPGLAGAPGEPGREGTPGNEGSSGRDGAAGPKGERGESGVAGASGAPGPPGAPGAVGPAGKSGDRGESGPAGPAGIAGPAGPRGPSGPAGARGDKGESGEAGERGMKGHRGFTGMQGPPGPSGQSGESGPAGASGPAGPRGPSGSAGAAGKDGMSGLPGPIGPPGPRGRSGEMGPSGTPGPPGPPGPPGPPGGGFDMGFIAQPAQEKAPDPFRHFRADDANVMRDRDLEVDTTLKSLSQQIENIRSPEGTKKNPARTCRDLKMCHPDWKSGEYWIDPDQGCTQDAIKVYCNMETGETCVYPTEADIPKKSWYTSKNIKEKKHVWFGEAMTDGFQFEYGSEGSNAKDVNIQLTFLRLMATEASQNITYHCKNSIAYMDQQSGNLKKSLLLQGSNEIEIRAEGNSRFTYSVTEDGCTSHTGAWGKTVIDYKTTKTSRLPIIDIAPMDVGAPNQEFGIEVGPVCFL